AACGCCGTCCTCGGCTCCGGCGTGCGCCATCCGGAGGATGCCCTGGTCATCGGACAGCGAGCCATCGAGCTGGGATTCACAACCTCGCTTGGCATCATTCATGATGGGCTGGGGATGCTCAAGCCGCTGGTTGGAGTGGAGCGCGAGGTGTACCTGCAGATGCGCGACCGGGGGAAACGAAATTACACGCGAATACGAAAATTTCAGGACAATTTGATCAACGGAAAGCCCAACGAGTGGCGATGTCGCGCCGGTGCGCGCTATCTCTACATCTGCGAGGATGGTCTGGTCCACTACTGCTCGCAGCAACGGGGATATCCGGCTATTCCTCTCGAACAGTACACCAAAGAAGATCGCCGCCGGGAGTATTTAACCAAGAAAGCGTGCGCCCCCTACTGCACGATCGCCTGCGTCCACCAGGTCGCCTGGTTCGATAACTGGCGCGACCCTCAGACCAACGGCGTCAAGGGAATGGTGCGACGGGACGCGATCAAAGTCATCAAAGCCGTATCGCAAACAGAGTAATATCCCCGAGCGATCGTCGAGGAAGGCCCAATCCATCGGTCGTCCACCGGAGACCCACCCGACCTCCCATTGGCGAGGGGGGCGGAAGCCCGCACAGGAGAACTCTTCCCTCGGCGTGAGGAACGAGAACACGATGCCCGGCCAGGCGGACCGGGCGACC
This Blastocatellia bacterium DNA region includes the following protein-coding sequences:
- a CDS encoding radical SAM protein, which produces MRLSKRLEIYLREVRFLVKGFLSTEHPILAHLVVTRRCNLSCAYCNEYDSVSQPVPTEVLLRRVEILGDMKVGCVTLTGGEPLLHPELETVIAHIRKQGALAGLITNGYLLTRERIRKLNAAGLDHLQISIDNVKPDEVSKKSLKVLDQKLVWLAELAQFRVNINAVLGSGVRHPEDALVIGQRAIELGFTTSLGIIHDGLGMLKPLVGVEREVYLQMRDRGKRNYTRIRKFQDNLINGKPNEWRCRAGARYLYICEDGLVHYCSQQRGYPAIPLEQYTKEDRRREYLTKKACAPYCTIACVHQVAWFDNWRDPQTNGVKGMVRRDAIKVIKAVSQTE